Proteins from a genomic interval of Nitrospirota bacterium:
- a CDS encoding archease, which produces MKKFETLDISGDVGLRVWAQELEELFENAALGMFELITNTDAVSEKEEKEIAIEASDNDSLLVRWLNELIFYFDTYGFIGKRFKVNIEDKKLKAKVFGATFDPESNESRLLIKAATYHMLSLKKTDSTWELTVIFDI; this is translated from the coding sequence ATGAAAAAATTTGAGACACTCGACATATCAGGAGATGTAGGCCTTAGGGTCTGGGCACAAGAACTGGAAGAGCTTTTTGAGAATGCTGCCCTCGGCATGTTTGAACTTATAACAAATACAGATGCTGTATCCGAGAAAGAAGAAAAAGAAATAGCGATTGAAGCATCGGACAATGATTCCCTTCTTGTGAGGTGGCTGAATGAACTGATTTTTTATTTTGATACCTATGGCTTTATAGGTAAAAGATTCAAGGTAAACATTGAGGATAAAAAACTCAAAGCAAAGGTCTTCGGAGCAACCTTTGACCCTGAAAGCAATGAGAGCAGGCTGCTCATAAAAGCAGCCACCTATCACATGCTTTCACTAAAAAAAACTGACTCCACATGGGAGCTCACAGTAATATTTGATATATAA
- a CDS encoding aldehyde dehydrogenase family protein has translation MVYKNYIDGEWVLAQKEKTLESINPANKDEVIGIVPRSGPEDVDAAVKAARRAYEEWRLMPAPGRGETIFRAAELLFKGKEEIGSLVTREMGKVLPEGLGDVQEAIDMAYYMAGEGRRLSGETVPSELPDKDCKSLRVPIGVFALITPWNFPVAIPAWKIFPALISGNTVVFKPSSYTPVCAARLVEVLAEAGLPKGVLNLVHGTGAEAGDYLISHPEIDGISFTGSSAVGFEVASVCARLGKEVSCEMGGKNAIIVMDDADLDLAVEGAIWGGFGTTGQRCTAASRVVVHKNVYDEFIERFVKSASKLRLGDGLNPDTDVGPLINEEQKKKVLDYIKIGIEEGAKIATGGKPVEEGEFLKGFFVEPTVFYNVKPDMKIAQEEIFGPVVCVIRAEGLKDAIRIVNGVKYGLSSSIYTRDVNKSAIAERELETGLVYINASTIGAEIQLPFGGIKKSGIGHREAGGRGGALDMFTRWKVIYRDFSSRLQKAQIDKG, from the coding sequence ATGGTCTACAAAAATTATATAGATGGCGAATGGGTATTGGCTCAAAAAGAAAAGACCCTTGAGAGCATAAATCCTGCAAATAAAGATGAGGTTATTGGTATTGTCCCAAGGTCAGGGCCTGAAGATGTTGATGCGGCTGTGAAGGCTGCAAGGAGAGCTTATGAAGAATGGAGACTCATGCCTGCTCCAGGGCGCGGGGAAACAATCTTCAGGGCTGCTGAACTTCTCTTCAAGGGGAAAGAGGAGATCGGAAGCCTTGTTACAAGAGAGATGGGTAAGGTGCTGCCTGAAGGTCTTGGGGATGTGCAGGAGGCAATAGATATGGCCTATTACATGGCAGGTGAGGGCAGGAGGCTCAGCGGCGAGACTGTTCCATCAGAGCTCCCTGATAAGGATTGTAAGTCCCTGAGAGTGCCCATTGGAGTCTTTGCACTGATTACTCCCTGGAACTTTCCAGTGGCAATTCCAGCCTGGAAGATATTTCCTGCCCTTATTTCAGGCAATACAGTTGTGTTTAAGCCATCAAGCTATACGCCTGTATGTGCTGCAAGACTCGTTGAGGTTCTTGCTGAGGCTGGCTTACCAAAGGGGGTACTGAATCTTGTACATGGTACAGGAGCAGAGGCTGGAGACTATCTAATTTCCCATCCAGAAATAGACGGCATAAGTTTTACCGGTTCATCTGCTGTAGGTTTTGAGGTAGCTTCTGTATGCGCAAGGCTTGGCAAAGAAGTCTCCTGCGAGATGGGAGGAAAGAATGCTATTATTGTTATGGATGATGCGGATTTAGATCTTGCAGTGGAAGGTGCTATATGGGGAGGTTTTGGCACAACAGGCCAGAGGTGCACTGCAGCAAGCAGGGTTGTTGTCCACAAAAATGTCTATGATGAGTTTATCGAGAGGTTTGTTAAATCAGCATCAAAATTAAGGCTCGGTGATGGCTTGAATCCTGATACAGATGTCGGCCCCCTCATAAATGAGGAACAGAAAAAAAAGGTCCTCGATTACATAAAGATAGGCATCGAAGAAGGTGCGAAGATTGCGACAGGCGGGAAGCCTGTGGAGGAAGGTGAGTTTTTAAAGGGTTTCTTTGTTGAGCCGACTGTATTTTATAATGTCAAACCAGATATGAAGATTGCCCAGGAAGAAATCTTTGGCCCTGTTGTTTGTGTTATAAGAGCCGAAGGCCTTAAAGATGCGATAAGAATTGTCAATGGTGTGAAATATGGCCTTTCTTCCAGCATATATACCAGAGATGTAAATAAGTCGGCCATTGCTGAAAGAGAGCTTGAGACAGGGCTTGTTTATATCAATGCCTCCACAATAGGGGCTGAGATACAACTTCCTTTTGGCGGGATCAAGAAGAGCGGTATTGGCCATAGAGAGGCTGGTGGCAGGGGAGGTGCCCTTGATATGTTTACAAGATGGAAGGTTATTTACAGGGATTTTAGCAGCAGGTTGCAAAAGGCGCAGATAGATAAGGGATAA